A segment of the Candidatus Protochlamydia naegleriophila genome:
GCGGGCTGCCCAAATTAAAGCTGGAATTAAGTAGGCTAAACTTTTTCCCGTTCCCGTTCCAGCTTCAATCAACGCGATGGAGTCTTGATTGTAAGCATCGATGATATTGGTCATCATGCTTTGCTGCTGGGGGCGGGATTCAAAGCCCTTTAAATTGCGGGAAAGAATGCCCTCTGGCTGAATGAGAGCCAAAATTTTTTCAGCGTTAAGGCCTTGTGTCTGATGCGTGGATTGAGACATGGTAAAACTGAAGCTGCCTGGCTTAAACTCAAATGTAAAAGCAGTGGTGAAGAATTATGAAATTGGCTTTGGATTGGGCCAGAAGTCATTGTTAGCTTGTATATAAGCTTTCCTTGATGGGACAGTTGGAATGCAAGAAGAAAAGGATCATCAAGGTTTGTAAAAAGGTTTTAGAAAAATGACTTAAGCCATTTTTCTAAAACTATTAATCAGTGGCTTTTTGCCCGATGAACGACATCCATTGAGCAAAGAACTTTTATTACTCGGCTTCCAATAAATCGAGGAAGGCCTTGAGCTGCTTGGAGCGGATAGGGTGGCGCATTTTACGCAAAGCTTTTGCCTCGATTTGGCGGATACGCTCACGCGTGACGTTAAATTCCACACCTACTTCTTCAAGCGTTTTGGGCTTGCCGTCCAATAAACCAAAGCGTTGAATCAAGACTTTGCGTTCGCGGTCGCTTAAGGTAGACAAGACCTCGCCCATTTTATCTTTTAAGATAGAATAACCGGTAGCTTCTGCTGGAGAATCGGCCCCCGTGTCTTCTAAGAAGTCGCCAAATTGGCTCTCGCCGCCGTCACCTACCTCTGCCTGAAGCGAAATGGGGTGCTGGGCAATCTTGTAGATTTCCCGGACTCTTTCTGGAGTAATGCCAAGTTCTTTTGCAAGTTCTTCAGGACTCGGCTCACGGCCTGTTTCCATCATCAACTTTTTCGCACCGCGCAAGACCTTGTTGATCGTTTCAATCATATGGACAGGGATGCGAATGGTACGTGCTTGGTCTGCGATGGCACGGGTAACTGCTTGGCGAATCCACCAGGTTGCATAGGTTGAAAATTTATAGCCACGTCTGTATTCAAATTTTTCAACTGCCTTCATCAAGCCCATATTACCTTCTTGGATGAGATCCAGGAATGATAAACCGCGATTGGTGTATTTTTTGGCGATGGAGATGACCAAGCGTAGGTTGGATTCTACCATTTCACGCTTCGCTTCTTGGCTCTTATCCATCCAGCGTTGAAGCATCTTGACATCTTTCTTGAAGTCATCCAGTAAGCGGCCGGCAGCCAATTCCCGCTTGCCAAGCTTGCGCTGGGCGGCCGCTAATTTTGCGGCAGCAAATTTGTTTCTTTCTGCGCGGGGAGTCAGTTCTTGAATTTCTTTTTCCAGGAATAGAAAGCGATCGTATGCGCGTAAGATGACCTCAACGAAATCGTCGATGATATTATGTCTCAGGTGAAGCCTTCTAAGATAGGCCTGCATGCGAATGCGGCATTTTTCAATATCTTCAGTCACTTTGAGCTTTTCAGTTTTTTTCAAATTTTCGTCGGTGAGCTGGTCAAGCAATTTTTCTAAGATGAGGTCTTCTTCCTTCAATAACTGGCAAAGTTTAGGAAGAAGGCTCATGAAGTCTTGCTTGTTGACGACCTCTTTTTCAGTAATTGACTTGTCAAAGCGCTCTTTACCAGTTAAAAGATAGTTGGCGATAGAGATAGCCTCGGAAGTGGCGTAGCGAAAGCGCATAATGATGCGTTCAATTTGTACTTGTGCCTTCTCGATCCGTTTTGAGATTTCCACTTCTTCTTCGCGGCTTAAAAGAGGGACGGAGCCCATTTCTTTAAGATACATGCGGACGGGGTCGTCGGGCGAACCTTCTGAACGTTTGGGGAGGCTTTCTAATTCTTTAGCTTCTTTTTTGCGCTCTTTTTGTTTATCTACTTCAGATTGGTTGAGAACCTGAATGTCCATCCCGCTAAGGAAAATGAGAACCTGATCGATCTGATCAGCGGAATCGAATGACATGGGGAGAATTTCATTAATCTCCTCATATGTAATGAAGCCTTGCTCTTTGGAAATAGCGACAAGTTCATCAATTTTTTGCTGATGCTGTTGAGAAAAATGATTCTTGAAGTTCGTTTTATTCATGCTTTCCTAAAGTAGAGAAATAAGAAATACGAGGCGTTTAATAATCCAGTCAAGCTTGAGTTTTTTTGAGAAATAGATAAGCCACGGGTAACTAGATAAAAAACCACTAACGTTGTATGAGTTGGCCAAACAGCTAATTTAATTAACCAACTTGGAAAAAAAGGTATAGACATTTTGTGATAAATAAAGCGTTTTTGTCAAGAATGGACCAAATTGCTACACGGTGATTGTATGCATAATGGAGATGAAGATTTATCACAAGCACAATTCTAGCAGAAACGGCAATTTACGCCATCCTCTACTTTTTTATTTAAGATGAGCCCTTCTATGATAAGGCAGCGAAGGCGCTTAATCGGCTCGACAATAAAGCCATGACCTTATCGCGGGCTCATAGGTTATTTGCTCAATCGAATGAATCAAATAAGGGTTTAAAATCTAGTCTCAAAAGACTCTCCTATCTGCTAAAAAGAAGCAAAAAGGAGGGCCTGTTGAGTTTTCTCATTTCTTAATTCTGCTGCTTATGTTAGTCAAAATTCACTCTAGACTGCCTTACAGAATGCTAGAGGATTTGCCAAATCTATTCATAAACCCTTTCCAAGCTAAGCTTGCGTCGTCGCTCACCTCTTAGATGCTTCCGGATTAAAAGTCATTGGAGGAGAAGCGCGGAAAGTTAAAATCCATGGAAGAGGAAGACCTCGAAAGTGGATTAAAATTCGTTTGGCTGTAGACCTAAAGACTAAAGAAATTGTCGTTCATACTTTAACAATCAGTCAATATAGCTGGAGTGGCCGGAGCGTTTAACGATTTAAATATTTTTGGATGGTAGGAAAGTTCGGTTTTCTCTTTAGCTGTTTGTTAGGATATGACCAATGGTGTTCGCGCATCCGAAACTCCTTTGTTTTCTCTTGGGAGTTTCTTTTTTTTCAGCATTTCTCTCAATTCTTCAGAGAAATTTTTGCATAACAGCCTTTTTATAGTGAACTTTAAAAAATAATTAACAGGTGTTAAATAAATTATTTTTTACTAGTTTTATATTAAGTTTTCGTTTAAATAATGTAAATAATATATTTTTAAAGTGTCCTTAAACTTAAAATAGAGGCTTTTTATGAACCATCTTAGATTGGGGCCCAGTTATTATGCCCCAACTGATGTAGCAGTCACCGATGAAGTAGCAATCGATGGCGTTGAGCCACCAGTTACGCAAGCTGCAATAGGAGACGGGATCGGGTTTAGAGCTCACATGGAAATACAAGAGGTATTAAATAACATAACAACCTTACAAGAGTTGCGTCCCTTAGTTCTTGCCGCTAAAGAAGATATATTTTTTTGGGGATACCGTTATACTTATATTCCAGGGTATGCAGGAACGCTGCCAATCGACGCCTTAGCTTTAAAGGTATTAAGCATAGTATGTAGGCCACCGGGAAATGTTAAAGTTAGTTATGCGTTGAAAAGAAAAATTAAAGATTTGTGGAAACAAAGTGATCGAAGATTAAAAGAAAAAAGTGTGATTACAAATCTAGCTTGCATAATTAGAGAGATATGGGGAAGGGTAAAATCCTTAAAGGAAGGGCGTTACAGTACTCGAGATGATTATAATTTGAGTCTTCTATAGTTTGATCGGCTGTGTTGAAAAAGTTAATTTGAAGAAGTTGATAGAAATGCCGAAAAAAAGAAACTCCTTGTCTTCCTGGCAAGAGAAAAGGAGTTTCGGATGCGCGAACGCAATTGGTCTTTTTCAAAACAGCCAGTTTGACCAAGGTTCTTTAAATATTTTGCTCGTTAAAAACTTTAATTTTACAGATTTGTTAATTAATTTCTGCGAGAAAAGTAGCTTTCGAGGTTTTTATTTAAAAAAATTCTCGTCATGATCAATGCTAGTTTAGCAATGTTAATACTAGACAAGAATGTTAATACTAGACAAGACAGTTACATGCTGAGACATTGCTATTTGATTCGAAGAAAGCAAATTGTTTACTACACACGAGATCATAAGCAGCGCCTATCGATTAAAATGAAGGTTTTATGCAGCTCTATGCTTTGGATGAAAAGGATGAGATCATCAGTGCCGAGAGCGCTCAAAAACAGCGTGACTATCGCTGCCTTGAATGCGCGAGTTGTGTGCGCCTAAGGAGCGGCTCACATCGCAAGCGGCACTTTTATCACTTGGAGCCCAATCGCTCTTGCCGCCTGCATCAAAAAGGAGCCGTTCATCTCCAGCTGCAAACGTATTTTTATCGCCATCTACCAGAGGGCGATTGCCAGCTCGAATACCGAATGCCTGCTATCGGACGTATTGCCGATGTGGTCTGGTTTTCAAAGAAAATTGTTTTTGAAATCCAATACTCTCCAATCACGGCAGAAGAAGTGAATCGGCGAAATCTTGATTATCAAAGGCTTGGATGGACGGTAGTATGGATCTTGCATGAGCGGCGCTTTAATCACATTCGCTTAAGCGCGGCTGAACACCTTCTTCGCTACCTGCCTCATTATTTTACGAACATGAATAGCCAAGGAGATGGTATCATTTACGATCAGTTCGATCTCATCTACCAAGGAATGCGCCGCGATAAGATGGGTCCGCTGGCTGTCGATTTTACACAGCCCTGCCCATTTCTAATTGATCAAAAGGGAGGCCTTTCCCTTGAACGGGTGCGAAGACGTGCGGAACACAGTCCTTATTTTTTTGCCGGGGATTTAAGCGATTTAGAGCTGCGAAAGAGGGAAGACTCTTACATTCAGAATGCCTTGCAAAAAGAGATGGCGTTTACACATAACGAACAATTAAGGAGAGTCTTGCAAAGAGAGTGTGTGTTTAGACGGCTGGCAAATGTTATTTTTAAGCGCCCTTACCAGTTTGTTTTTCGCCTGCTGCTCGAGCGCACCTGCCGCTAATTGAGAGCAGTAATTTTGAGATATTTACTTGAAAATAATCTATCTGGTCGGGCACGTTCTTGAGGCTGTGCCCTATGTAGCCAAAGAGGGACGCCAAAATCTGAATACTTAAACGATGAAGAGGGATGATGGAAAGGTATATTAAGGCGGTCAAAAAAAGAGTGAAAAATGTCACGGATCGAGTCAAAGGCGCCTACCATATTTTGTTTGCAAATCAGCAGACGCCTTTAAACCGCTATAGCGATGTCTTTCCCCATCCTCAAAACGCCCTCAATATTTTCCCCGATGAATGGCGCTCGCGCTTCCCAGAACCCTACCGTCATCTTCAAGCCGGAGAAACTCCTCTGTTTGAGGATTTGGGGGTCAAGTGGGGAATAGAGCAAATGGCTGGAGTCGAGGGGAAAAAAGTGCTTGAATTGGGTCCTTTAGAAGGAGGGCACTCTTATATCTTACAAAGTGAGGGGGCATCTTCTATTGTTTCCATCGAGGCTCATCCAAGGGCTTATTTAAAGTGCTTAATAGTCAAGGAAGTTCTCAAATTGAATCGCGTGGAATTTCTGTTTGGAGACTTTATGGAGTACTTGCGTCAATCGCCCGACCAGTTCGATATAGGCATGGCTGTTGGAGTGCTCTATCACATGAAAAACCCGGCGGAACTACTCGCCTTAGCTGCCAACAGATGCTCTAAATTATATGTTTGGACTCATTACTACGATAAAAAAGCTTGTCAAAAGGCTTTATTAAAACCCCGTTTTTCTGCCCCCGTTGAAGCCGATTATCAAGGGTTTAAACACACCCTGCATAAATATAGCTACGGAGCAGCTCGCAAATGGCGCACCTTTATTGGTGGGCCGGCTACGATGAGTAATTGGCTCACTAAAGATGACATCATCGCTTGTTGCCGCCATTTTGGCTTCACCCGCTTTGAGATCAACTTTGACAGTCCCGACCATCCGCATGGACCTTGCTTCTCTTTCGTGGCTCACAAAGAATAAAAAGTGTGTATTTACTTTATTCGGGCCGAGTACAAAAAGGGATCTCATTTTCTGGAAGGTTTTGATTGGCCCCTTGAGTCTCTTGCCGCTTGCTAGATTTTTGCAAGAGCCTCACAGTAATCAGTCGCTCTCCGAGCTCTTATTATTTTTTATTTCGTTACCCACAGTTTGCTAATCGCTCACTATGGGCTCTAAAATCCGGCCTAAAGTCTCTCAAAAAACCTGCTTTGGATAGAGCTCTTCATAGATGGGGAGCAGAGCAGTCAATGGCTTATCAAGCCCTGCGTCTCTCAAGCCTTCGTCTCTCGCGTTAAACTCTTCGCTGTCTCATTAAATAGAACCCACCTAAGCCTCAAACTTTACCCAACTTTTAATAATAAACAATCAACTTTTTATGTAAATTTTAATTCAAAATCACATGTTTCTAAATCGATTTTAACTTTAATGTTTTAATTTATTAATTACTTTGTTGATTAATTTGTTTGTAAAACTGAATGTTGGATATTAAATAATTTTAATAAGAGGTGATTGTATGACTATGCAAGTTGCAACATACGGGTTAACTTTGGCTCAACCGGCGTCTTCTTCAGCTTTAACTGCCGACATGACTAAGGCTTTAGTGGCGAAGGGGAGTTGGCAAATTGATAGTAATGTGCAAAATTGTGCGCAAACGCTATTGGACTGCGGGGAATATTTATCATATGCAAAGTATGCTCAGTATGTACCTGGTGCGCCATCTATATTAAAACACAAGGCAGTGAGCTTGGTAGGCGATTCTTGCAGGATTGTGAATTCAGGCGTAAAAATAAAATCCAGAATCGATTCAATTTTATCCAATGAAAGCTCAGCAGATTTAAAAACGAAGCAGTTAATTGAAGTGGCCCAGTTGGCATTTGGCATTGCTAATACGCAATTTGTCGGATACTTACCAGAAGCTGTTGGTACTTCTCTGAAGTGGGCAAATGATCTGTGCGGTGTGGCTACTTTGGGATTGAATTGCAAGGGAAAGATGGATGAGGTGGCCGATTGCAAAGAGCCGGGCCTTGCCCATACCAAAGATAAGATTGAAGCGACACGCTTGGCCTTATGGACAGCGGATGCGGCCCTTAACATGGCTGGAGTGAGCACCTTTTCACCCCTAAAAATGACAGTGTCGGTGGGATCAGGCCTTTTGACGGCAGCCAAAGTTGGTGTGTCATCGGCTCAGTGGGTTGGAAAGGCGGCAAATGCCGTTTTTAATCGAGCCTAATACATCTGGTTTGCTAGTCAGGAAGAAGAAATGACGTGCTATTTCTTTTTTCTGGCTAGCCGTAAAATGGATTAGGTAGGGTAAAGAACGCCAATAATGTAATTTCTGAATAATCCTGAAGGAACAATTCCCAAGTGACAGCTTAAAAGGATTTCTTGGCCGTTTTTATTTTTAGCCAGTAGGCGAATTTGCGATTCTGTTGCGGAGGACAGGGTATTTAATCCTCTCTTCCAATCGGCCAATCCTTCTTGGATGATGCTGGAGAAGTCTGATGTAAACTTATCGGGACTCCAACCAAGAAGTGCCTTGGATTGGTGATTGGCAAAAAGGAGTTTATGTTCTTTTTGCGAATAGACAACGATTAAACCACCTTCTTCGTTTCTTAGGCCGTCAAAGAGGCGTCTTTGGTCGATAGCATAATTAGAGGAAGAGAATTCCCGGTATCTTGTCGCCTCATTGCTATAGTAATTGGCGCCTGTTAATTTCTGAGCCATGGTAATGCATTTTTTTAGAAGAATAGTGGCTTCAGGAATGCTTCGAACCCATTTATCGGAGTTGGAATGATTATTCGAAGGTATAAAGTTCGTATGCATGGGATAATTATCTAGGTCTTCTAAAAACGGGCCGCTAATCTTTGTCTTAAAAGTATCTTCCTTTTTTGCTGGGGCAGATTCGGTTTCATGCAGATAAAGGAGGGTTTTAATTTCATAGCTTAAATCATGAACTTTAGTATCTAGCTGATAAATTTGATCCTGTCTTTTTTCCATTTCGCCGCGCTGATCTTCGATCATTTGCTGCAGTAAATTAATCTGCAGCTGCTTTTGTTTGAGTTGCTCTTCTGAAAACAATTTATAATCGGAAAAATCCTGGGAAGTCTGCTGGGCTTTGACAGAAAGCAATTGATTTTCTTCGGTTAAATGCTCGATGGCTAGGCTTTTGCTCTGCACCTCTTCTTCTAAGCGCATTTGTTCGCTTTGACTTTCTTTTAAATTGGTCTCTAGTAGGCTCAGGTCTTTAATATCATCTTTGATGGAGTGAGGCTCACTGTCGATTAGCTGGGGGAAGGTGTGAGAGGTGTCTAGAGAGGTAACTTTATTTTCTTTTTCGGGATTAAAGCTAATTTGATGAAAGAGCTTAGACTGTTCAGTCTGGAGTTTTTCTTTTAAAGCGAGCTCCCAATAATAAATAAGCAGGATAAGGCATAAAGATCCGCAAGCGATCAGTAACAATCCAAAAGAGAGCATCGACCAACTTTTGTGATGCGACATGAGTCCAATACTATAGGATGCGAAGAAGAGCAAGGGCAGGAGGTAGAAAAAAATAATGGCAATCGAGAGATACTGCCGATTATTTGTTTTAAATTTCATATTGGAAGATACGATTTCATTGACTTGATTCATTGATGATTCCCACTATACACATTTAATATTAAAAAGACACAGGGAGCTTGCGTATTTGCTTAAAACTCATTTCCCGGAGAAGATTTACTTTAAGTTGCAGTCTATTCCTTCCCTTGCTATGTTGCTTCCATTGAGTCTCTGCTAAGGAAATTTCTGTAAAGACTCTCTATATTTTAAAATTGAACAGTTAAAGCGTAAAAGTTTAACTGAAATTATGATTTTATAAAGATAGTAAAATTTATTTTAATCATCGTTCTCATAGCAAACTTTTTACACAAGAGCAATAGCTAAGTCGAGGCATCCCTCCTGTATGTCAAAAAAAAGCGCAGAATTTAATCTTGTTATCGACGCGAGTGGAACGCAAAAAGAATATCTGAAGGATTTTTTTCGCTATCGCGAGCTCCTTTACTTTTTCACTTGGCGCGATATTGTCGTGCGTTATAAGCAA
Coding sequences within it:
- a CDS encoding RNA polymerase sigma factor, with amino-acid sequence MNKTNFKNHFSQQHQQKIDELVAISKEQGFITYEEINEILPMSFDSADQIDQVLIFLSGMDIQVLNQSEVDKQKERKKEAKELESLPKRSEGSPDDPVRMYLKEMGSVPLLSREEEVEISKRIEKAQVQIERIIMRFRYATSEAISIANYLLTGKERFDKSITEKEVVNKQDFMSLLPKLCQLLKEEDLILEKLLDQLTDENLKKTEKLKVTEDIEKCRIRMQAYLRRLHLRHNIIDDFVEVILRAYDRFLFLEKEIQELTPRAERNKFAAAKLAAAQRKLGKRELAAGRLLDDFKKDVKMLQRWMDKSQEAKREMVESNLRLVISIAKKYTNRGLSFLDLIQEGNMGLMKAVEKFEYRRGYKFSTYATWWIRQAVTRAIADQARTIRIPVHMIETINKVLRGAKKLMMETGREPSPEELAKELGITPERVREIYKIAQHPISLQAEVGDGGESQFGDFLEDTGADSPAEATGYSILKDKMGEVLSTLSDRERKVLIQRFGLLDGKPKTLEEVGVEFNVTRERIRQIEAKALRKMRHPIRSKQLKAFLDLLEAE
- a CDS encoding competence protein CoiA, with product MQLYALDEKDEIISAESAQKQRDYRCLECASCVRLRSGSHRKRHFYHLEPNRSCRLHQKGAVHLQLQTYFYRHLPEGDCQLEYRMPAIGRIADVVWFSKKIVFEIQYSPITAEEVNRRNLDYQRLGWTVVWILHERRFNHIRLSAAEHLLRYLPHYFTNMNSQGDGIIYDQFDLIYQGMRRDKMGPLAVDFTQPCPFLIDQKGGLSLERVRRRAEHSPYFFAGDLSDLELRKREDSYIQNALQKEMAFTHNEQLRRVLQRECVFRRLANVIFKRPYQFVFRLLLERTCR
- a CDS encoding class I SAM-dependent methyltransferase, translating into MMERYIKAVKKRVKNVTDRVKGAYHILFANQQTPLNRYSDVFPHPQNALNIFPDEWRSRFPEPYRHLQAGETPLFEDLGVKWGIEQMAGVEGKKVLELGPLEGGHSYILQSEGASSIVSIEAHPRAYLKCLIVKEVLKLNRVEFLFGDFMEYLRQSPDQFDIGMAVGVLYHMKNPAELLALAANRCSKLYVWTHYYDKKACQKALLKPRFSAPVEADYQGFKHTLHKYSYGAARKWRTFIGGPATMSNWLTKDDIIACCRHFGFTRFEINFDSPDHPHGPCFSFVAHKE